In Meiothermus sp. CFH 77666, the sequence CCTGCAGTTCACACCTCCCGTAATTCGGGCGTTTCCCGCTAGACTACTGCTGGATGTTCGCACTGGTGAGTGCTAGGCTACCCAGTATGTCCGTGGTCGCTCTTTTTGCTGCCGAAGGCGTCGAAGCCCAGGCTCTGCGCAAACAGCTCAGCTTGCAACAGGCCGTGGATGGCCCCTGGACCATCCACCAGGGGGAGCTGGGGCGCTATCCGGTGGTGCTCATCGAAACCGGGGTGGGCAAAGCAGCCGCCGCTGCGGCAGTAGCCTATGCCAAGGTTCGTTTCAACCCGGCCCAGTCGTTCTGGGTGGGCGTGGCCGGGGCTTTGAACCCTGACCTCAAAACCCTCGATCTGATCCTGGCCCAGGATGCCGTGCAGTACGACGTGGACATTACGGCGTTTGGCCGTGCACCGGGTGAGCTGGCTACCGGCGAACGCTTTATTCCTGCCGATGCAGGGCTCACCTCCAAGGTTTTGCGCACGGCCCTGGCCATGGGCTTGCCTATCTACCTGGGGCGTATTGCCAGTGCCGACCGCTTTCTGGCCCACCGCAGCGAGGCCGAAGAAGTACGCCGGGTGTTCGCCGCCGATGCGGTGGAAATGGAAGGCGCCGCCGCCCTCTGGGCCGCCAAGCGCATGGGTATGCCGATGGCCCTGCTGCGGGCCATTACCGACCAGGCCGGCAGCGAAGCCCCCACAGCCTTCGAAACTTTTTTGGAGAGCGCCTCGGAACGACTGGCCAGTCTGATTGGCCAGGTGTTGAACAGTTGAAACAAAGTCGTACCAAATCGGGCGTTCGCCAATGCTTCCTTCGTTGGGCTGCAGATGTTGGCTTCCTGCTTCAACTTGATTAAGACCGCGACTTGGAGGCTTGGTGATGCCTACTGGGGTGCCCAGGTATACTGAGGTATCAAAGTGAACTTCAATAGGTTGGCATATGCGGGCACTCGAGGAGGAGGAAGCATGGGGGGAGCATCCGTAACGGAGCAGCGACTGGGTTCAGAACTGGTAGAGGATGTTCAGCACACTAACAGCGGACATGTCAAACTCTTTTGCGGCAACGCCAACCGCCCCCTGGCCGAAGCAGTCGCCCGAGCCTTGGGCATACAACTGGGCAAGGCCACCGTGGAGCGCTTCCCCGACGGCGAGGTGCGGGTGCGCCTGCTGGAAAGCATCCGCGGCGACGATGTGTACCTGATCCAGCCCACTGCGCCCCCGGTCAACGATAACCTGATGGAACTGCTGGTGCTGGCCGACGCGGTACGCCGCAGCAGCGCAGGCCGCATCAACGCGGTCATTCCCTACTTTGGCTACGCCCGCCAGGATAAACAAACCCAGGGCCGGGAGCCCATTACCGCCCGGCTGGTGGCGGGCCTTTTGGAACATGTGGGCATCCACCGGGTCATTACCGTGGACCTGCACGCCCCCCAGATTCAGGGCTTTTTTTATCAACCGGTGGACGAGCTTTCGGCAGTACGGCTTTTTGCTGAGTATCTGGAAAGCCAGCGCCTGACCGAAAATGCGGTGGTGGTCTCGCCCGACTCGGGCCGGGCCGAGCAGGCTCGCAGGCTCTCCGAGCGGCTGAACCTGCCCCTGGCCATCCTGGCCAAACGCCGCACCGGCCCCCGCGAAACCCAGGTCAGCTATGTGATTGGGGACGTGGCGGGCAAGCGTCCCCTTATCATTGATGACATCATCTCCACCGGCGGCACCATTCGGCGGGGCGTAGAGGCTTTGGTGGCTGCGGGAGCCATCCCGGAGGTCATCGTGATGGCCTCGCACGCGGTGCTGGTGGGCAGTGCCCGCGAGAACCTGGCCCACCCGGCCATCCGCGAGGTGGTCTTCACCGACACCATTGCGCTAAACCCGGCGCTGGGCTACACCATCCTGCCCACCGCGCCCCTGCTGGCCCAGGCCATAAGGCGGGTGCATACCAACCAGTCGGTGAGTGTGCTGATCTAGCTGATCTAGGGGCCCCTCGTCATATCCAGCATGCCCTGGCCCCTGGCCTCTTCCGGCGCGTCCCCCAGCCCGCTAGGGTTGGTGAGGTTGGCCAGCAGGGTGAGCTCGAGGGCCTCCGGGGTCAGGGGGGTGAGCGCACTGGCCTGACGCACGACCGCCGCCGCGCCCGCTACCAGGGGGGCAGCAAACGAGGTGCCGGTGAACTCGGCCTCGAGGTTCGCCGGGCGCAGGCTCCGCACCCGCTCGCCGGGGGCCACCAGGTCTACAAAGTCGCCCTGGTTGCTGAAGCCGCTCACGCGGAAGGCACTGCTATATAGCCCCACCGCCCCCACGCTCAGGAGCCCCTTCAGCGGGGTCATGCGGCGGGCCGGCTCACGGCTGACCGAAAGGCCCCGGCTCCCGCCAAAGGAGGCCGGAAAGTGGTGCAGGGTGCCCTTTTTGCTGCTACGGATGGCCCACTGGTTGCCGGCGGCGGCCACTGTCGGGAGGCCGTCCACCCCGCGCTTCATCAGGGCATCTTTGAGGACGATATAGACGATTTCGCTGGGGGTGTCGCTGCCCAGGCTTAGGTTAAGGATGAGCTTCTGGTTCTTATTACCCTCGGCATAGGCCACCGCATGACAGATGCCCCGGATGACCGCGGCCAGGGGGCATTTGCCGTTTTTGTCGCAGCTCTTGATGGGCAGAATCCCGGCGGCGGGTGCCACCCCGTAGGCCGCATCGGCGGCCAGCACTGCGGCGGCGGTGCCGTGGCCCAGGCCGTCCCGGTACTCGTCGAGGTTGGGGTTGGGGGTGTCGAGGTTGGTGAAGTCGGCCCCACCGGTGCGCAGGTTGAGGCCGGTCAGGCTGGCTACCCCGGTATCAATTACCGCAATGGTAGTACCTGCCCCGGTGAAGTTGCTGGCCGGGTTGCGCTGGATGGCCTGCCGGGCATTGATGGGGCTGCTATTGGGGCTCGGATCCAGGTCGGAGCCGGTGTCGTAGCCGGTCAGGGGGTCAATGCCCAGAATGCCGTCCAGGTCTACGATAGCCCCTGCGGCGGCGGTCTCAAGGCGCTCGAGCAAAGCCCCCACCGCCAGGGGCGGGCCGGGGGCCTGGGCTACCTGGGCCAGCCGCCCGGCGCAGGGCCCGGAGGCCGCACCC encodes:
- the mtnN gene encoding 5'-methylthioadenosine/S-adenosylhomocysteine nucleosidase gives rise to the protein MSVVALFAAEGVEAQALRKQLSLQQAVDGPWTIHQGELGRYPVVLIETGVGKAAAAAAVAYAKVRFNPAQSFWVGVAGALNPDLKTLDLILAQDAVQYDVDITAFGRAPGELATGERFIPADAGLTSKVLRTALAMGLPIYLGRIASADRFLAHRSEAEEVRRVFAADAVEMEGAAALWAAKRMGMPMALLRAITDQAGSEAPTAFETFLESASERLASLIGQVLNS
- a CDS encoding ribose-phosphate pyrophosphokinase — encoded protein: MGGASVTEQRLGSELVEDVQHTNSGHVKLFCGNANRPLAEAVARALGIQLGKATVERFPDGEVRVRLLESIRGDDVYLIQPTAPPVNDNLMELLVLADAVRRSSAGRINAVIPYFGYARQDKQTQGREPITARLVAGLLEHVGIHRVITVDLHAPQIQGFFYQPVDELSAVRLFAEYLESQRLTENAVVVSPDSGRAEQARRLSERLNLPLAILAKRRTGPRETQVSYVIGDVAGKRPLIIDDIISTGGTIRRGVEALVAAGAIPEVIVMASHAVLVGSARENLAHPAIREVVFTDTIALNPALGYTILPTAPLLAQAIRRVHTNQSVSVLI
- a CDS encoding S8 family serine peptidase gives rise to the protein MRWMLMLAAVVGLVGCDLLGRGTSPISAEVYPSPRRAAWEEEVQVSLPWRAGGGLRLSLAGEEVTGLRTEPEGSGSKVFFKVPRNFWGGPQALDITDGANRATGSLTVLGESVGAGALVVLKPGVTDGAFAQQIGGAGLRVVPNAKGEPSVPLGAASGPCAGRLAQVAQAPGPPLAVGALLERLETAAAGAIVDLDGILGIDPLTGYDTGSDLDPSPNSSPINARQAIQRNPASNFTGAGTTIAVIDTGVASLTGLNLRTGGADFTNLDTPNPNLDEYRDGLGHGTAAAVLAADAAYGVAPAAGILPIKSCDKNGKCPLAAVIRGICHAVAYAEGNKNQKLILNLSLGSDTPSEIVYIVLKDALMKRGVDGLPTVAAAGNQWAIRSSKKGTLHHFPASFGGSRGLSVSREPARRMTPLKGLLSVGAVGLYSSAFRVSGFSNQGDFVDLVAPGERVRSLRPANLEAEFTGTSFAAPLVAGAAAVVRQASALTPLTPEALELTLLANLTNPSGLGDAPEEARGQGMLDMTRGP